One segment of Leptospirillum ferrooxidans C2-3 DNA contains the following:
- a CDS encoding EAL domain-containing protein — protein sequence MKGLALPPSASAESHQVFKELRLSGLWLIWALALMAGLYGFLSIERAAITQKTLEIARFTDAVVFLEKINDTLTLDSISRTTLPGVLWTRYRDGLLSQGETVLSTMTNNDDFLSGKKRAVLLETSSLFDHFRKEIISSGPVSDLVNTDHRLMVLSTELSGWATNQRTTFFQKIRLLDFERTIIILATTLGGLIYLYQKSRLHRKITRQNRFHQALSRIDQLILTLPDMDHLLPEACQIVVEEGGLLLARFIKMDPLSGEGTVLTHFGNATENFIRRKHSSDPANPEKNPLWTELLEKKQTIVWNQLEEQIKNPSLLQTLRENGILSIAASPVLLDRDMFGALIVYSNQQDYFDPELIKLVDVLTQNITFAIENRRKDDERALREEEVSRLSLFDSLTGLPNRRLFQDRLNQTINRHLRSKGRFGVGILDLDGFKLVNDRLGHQSGDELLVKVSERLRGVLRGTDTLARLGGDEFGIIFSDLEGEKEAAIFDRVIASLALPIPLGKELATVGGSLGITIIPPDEGGDESLIKHADLAMYVVKEHGKNGWEVFQPIMSRSLENAHRMKEELARSFKEKRFSIDYQPQVEMTSGKIEGMEALLRWNHPDRGQMKSEEFIGVLEGCDLIIDVERWVLEEILSHIPIWAKQNICPRVRMNVSSRHLLSGSFIEDLRSAFSHHPDIRPQSLELDVSETRSFQEIRKVKEVFDECRRFGVAITISHIGTDHGSLSYIQTLGIDRVSIDQKFVRKLPKSPQDMAIVASLVTSAQLLLIDVIGEGIETEEEGHLLLKWGCRIGQGFAIAHPMSAENIPEWHRQYQPFESWTKWNKVPWEPKDYPLLMAKEAARVFYENFISGIGIPGETRVEWIDSHRCLQGRWIDGNGALRYGDTKEFREYKEAHESLHEHIRQAISARDREDHPAFEALKSAIREINQDLIRRIDRIWNLDQG from the coding sequence ATGAAAGGATTGGCATTGCCTCCATCCGCATCGGCTGAAAGTCACCAGGTATTCAAAGAGCTTCGCCTTTCAGGGCTATGGCTCATCTGGGCCCTGGCCCTGATGGCAGGCCTCTATGGCTTTCTGTCGATCGAGCGCGCCGCCATCACTCAAAAAACTCTCGAAATCGCCCGCTTCACCGATGCGGTCGTCTTCCTTGAAAAGATCAACGACACCCTGACACTCGACTCCATCTCAAGAACCACTCTTCCTGGGGTTTTGTGGACCCGCTATCGCGACGGCCTGTTATCGCAAGGAGAAACGGTCCTGTCCACCATGACAAACAATGATGATTTTCTTTCCGGAAAAAAACGGGCCGTCCTCCTAGAGACCTCCTCCCTTTTCGACCATTTCCGGAAAGAGATCATCTCTTCCGGCCCCGTTTCCGATCTCGTCAATACAGATCACCGATTGATGGTTTTATCTACCGAACTTTCCGGATGGGCGACAAACCAACGGACTACCTTCTTCCAGAAAATCCGGCTTTTGGACTTTGAAAGGACCATCATCATCCTTGCCACAACCTTGGGCGGACTCATTTACCTGTACCAGAAGAGCCGGCTCCATCGGAAAATCACACGGCAGAACCGTTTCCATCAAGCCCTTTCCCGAATCGACCAACTCATCCTGACATTGCCCGACATGGATCACCTCCTTCCCGAAGCCTGCCAGATCGTCGTCGAGGAAGGAGGTCTCCTCCTGGCTCGCTTCATCAAGATGGACCCTTTGTCCGGAGAAGGAACCGTCCTCACCCATTTTGGAAACGCCACAGAGAATTTCATCCGTCGAAAACACTCAAGCGACCCCGCCAATCCGGAGAAGAATCCCCTCTGGACAGAGCTTTTGGAGAAAAAACAGACGATCGTCTGGAATCAATTAGAGGAGCAGATCAAGAATCCCTCCCTTCTTCAGACTCTCCGGGAAAATGGCATCCTGTCCATAGCAGCTTCTCCTGTTTTACTGGACAGGGACATGTTCGGAGCATTGATCGTTTATTCGAACCAACAAGATTATTTCGATCCGGAACTCATAAAGTTGGTCGATGTTCTCACCCAAAATATCACTTTTGCAATCGAAAACCGAAGAAAAGATGACGAAAGAGCGCTCCGGGAAGAGGAGGTGTCAAGACTTTCCCTGTTCGACTCCCTCACCGGTCTTCCCAATCGCAGACTCTTTCAGGACAGGCTGAACCAGACCATCAATCGCCATCTTCGATCCAAAGGACGGTTCGGAGTGGGGATTCTGGATCTTGACGGATTCAAGCTGGTGAACGATCGTCTGGGCCACCAATCAGGAGACGAACTTCTCGTGAAAGTCTCCGAGCGCCTGAGAGGAGTGCTTCGGGGAACAGACACCCTCGCAAGGCTCGGAGGAGATGAGTTCGGAATCATCTTTTCAGACCTGGAAGGAGAAAAAGAAGCCGCCATCTTCGATCGGGTCATCGCCTCCCTCGCACTTCCGATCCCGCTGGGAAAAGAGCTCGCAACGGTCGGCGGAAGCCTTGGAATCACGATCATTCCTCCCGATGAAGGAGGTGACGAAAGTCTGATCAAGCATGCGGATCTCGCCATGTATGTGGTCAAGGAACATGGGAAGAATGGCTGGGAGGTCTTTCAGCCGATCATGTCCAGATCTCTCGAAAATGCCCATCGGATGAAGGAAGAGCTCGCCAGGTCCTTCAAGGAAAAACGGTTTTCCATTGATTACCAGCCCCAGGTTGAAATGACCTCGGGAAAGATCGAGGGAATGGAAGCACTGCTCCGATGGAACCACCCCGACCGGGGACAGATGAAATCAGAAGAATTTATCGGCGTTCTGGAAGGCTGTGATCTCATTATCGACGTAGAACGATGGGTTCTGGAGGAGATTCTCTCCCATATTCCGATCTGGGCCAAGCAAAATATCTGCCCCAGGGTCCGGATGAATGTCAGTAGCCGACATCTCCTCTCGGGAAGCTTTATCGAAGATCTCCGGTCGGCCTTTTCACACCACCCCGACATTCGCCCACAATCCCTCGAACTCGACGTTTCTGAAACCAGATCCTTTCAGGAAATCCGGAAGGTCAAAGAGGTCTTCGATGAATGCAGGCGCTTCGGAGTCGCCATCACCATCAGCCATATCGGAACAGATCATGGATCCCTTTCCTACATCCAGACACTTGGAATAGACCGGGTGTCGATCGATCAGAAATTTGTCCGAAAACTTCCCAAAAGCCCCCAGGATATGGCCATCGTCGCGAGTCTTGTCACCTCAGCTCAACTCTTGCTCATCGATGTGATCGGAGAAGGAATCGAAACCGAAGAAGAAGGCCATCTTCTTCTCAAATGGGGATGCCGGATCGGTCAGGGGTTCGCGATCGCGCACCCCATGTCCGCGGAAAACATTCCAGAATGGCACAGACAGTATCAACCCTTTGAGTCATGGACCAAATGGAACAAGGTTCCATGGGAACCGAAAGACTATCCCCTTCTGATGGCCAAGGAAGCGGCTCGTGTTTTTTATGAAAACTTCATCTCTGGAATCGGAATTCCCGGTGAAACAAGAGTTGAGTGGATCGACTCCCACCGTTGCCTCCAGGGGAGGTGGATCGACGGAAACGGAGCTCTCCGTTATGGAGACACAAAAGAATTCAGAGAGTACAAAGAGGCTCACGAATCTCTTCACGAGCATATCCGCCAAGCCATTTCAGCCCGGGACAGGGAAGACCATCCAGCATTCGAGGCGCTCAAAAGCGCAATCAGGGAAATCAATCAGGACCTCATCAGAAGAATTGACCGGATCTGGAATCTGGACCAAGGCTGA
- a CDS encoding DUF5069 domain-containing protein: MAEKHTPETIVPIIPSGTAGPLGILHLPRLWTKLTLGNAGLLPEDYHYCGQGFDQLTISNLGLDKDSLLAFVKEKKPTYVQFEEYVKKHGKTDAQTITIHNEAIRGYIHAPDLAKKMREELGVTDETLSHAVALNMLDDLALLHRKVNQNR; this comes from the coding sequence ATGGCAGAAAAGCACACCCCGGAAACGATCGTTCCCATCATTCCGTCCGGAACAGCCGGTCCTTTGGGAATTCTTCACCTTCCAAGACTCTGGACCAAACTGACACTGGGAAACGCTGGACTTCTTCCTGAAGACTATCATTATTGCGGACAGGGGTTCGACCAGTTGACCATCTCCAATCTGGGGCTCGACAAGGATTCCCTTTTGGCTTTTGTCAAGGAGAAGAAACCCACCTATGTCCAGTTTGAGGAGTATGTCAAAAAGCACGGAAAAACCGATGCCCAGACCATCACGATCCACAACGAGGCCATTCGGGGATATATCCATGCTCCGGACCTGGCCAAAAAGATGAGAGAAGAGCTTGGCGTCACCGACGAAACACTCTCCCACGCCGTGGCGCTCAACATGCTTGATGACCTTGCCCTTCTTCACCGCAAGGTAAACCAGAACCGATAA
- a CDS encoding c-type cytochrome, whose amino-acid sequence MRRIALFRKIRWIRPALLLGLMGALLGLSFQTSHASADTTLPPPDAATIRQGEYLAHLGDCFACHTARGGKPLAGGVPMNTPFGILYSTNITPDRDTGIGGYSLAQFIRAMRDGVDRNGKNLFPAMPYPSYAKITDQDLYALYSYLMYGVRPIYQRNRESRIHWPFNIRLGLSVWKWLFLEDRPYRPDLSKSADWNRGAYIIQGLGHCGSCHTPRGLGLQEKAMDESGPNGREYLSGATIDSWYAPSLRNPRSIKGIEAFLKTGRNGQNAAFGIMAEVDHFSTQKYTDSDLHAMDVYLKSLVRNSGSSPGGPQETISPSQSHSAASLFTTAGGLGYVQFCASCHQLDGKGVANLFPSLAENPSILSRNPLSVVHVILSGSRSAVTAEYPKSFAMPNYGGLTDEELAQIVTFIRTAWGNHAPMVTPEQIGRIRSEITPRPSSAGSYAAPRLAGILKDPHRDEILYGMRLMIETKTLLAKNVGDELTCASCHLDAGTMAYASPFVGLASQFPSYSSRAGKVIDMADRINGCFLRSMNGVALDKHSKAMSAMVAYMNWMNDGFHRHDTIPGRGLGGISKRLVPDLPDGKKIYRQDCASCHGKQGEGLLDAHGSYLFPPLWGPHSFNIGAGIAKTYTAAAFVRNNMPISHSMDTPLGQGELTDQEAVDVSAYFTHMPRPDFPGKVNDWPHGKKPSDARY is encoded by the coding sequence ATGCGTCGAATCGCTCTGTTCAGAAAAATTCGCTGGATTCGTCCCGCGCTTCTCCTTGGTTTGATGGGAGCCTTATTGGGATTGAGTTTCCAGACTTCCCATGCATCGGCCGATACAACTCTTCCTCCTCCTGACGCCGCCACGATCCGCCAAGGAGAGTATCTGGCCCATCTGGGCGATTGTTTTGCCTGCCATACGGCACGCGGCGGGAAGCCTCTGGCCGGGGGAGTTCCCATGAATACCCCTTTCGGCATCCTCTATTCGACAAATATCACGCCCGATCGGGATACTGGGATCGGGGGCTACTCCCTGGCCCAGTTCATTCGGGCCATGAGGGACGGAGTCGACCGGAACGGGAAGAATCTCTTCCCTGCCATGCCTTATCCTTCCTATGCAAAAATCACCGACCAGGATCTGTATGCGCTCTATTCCTACCTGATGTACGGGGTCAGGCCCATATACCAGAGGAACAGAGAAAGCCGGATCCATTGGCCCTTCAATATTCGCCTTGGGCTGTCCGTGTGGAAATGGCTGTTTCTGGAGGACAGACCCTATCGCCCGGATCTTTCCAAATCCGCGGACTGGAACCGCGGGGCCTATATCATTCAGGGACTCGGCCACTGCGGCTCTTGCCACACTCCTCGCGGCCTCGGATTGCAGGAGAAGGCCATGGACGAAAGCGGCCCGAACGGACGGGAGTATCTGAGCGGGGCCACCATCGATTCTTGGTATGCCCCAAGCCTCAGGAATCCCCGATCGATAAAAGGGATCGAAGCCTTTCTGAAGACCGGGCGCAATGGACAGAATGCGGCATTCGGGATCATGGCCGAGGTGGATCATTTTAGCACGCAGAAATATACGGACAGTGACCTTCACGCAATGGATGTCTATCTGAAATCGCTCGTCAGGAATTCCGGATCCTCTCCCGGCGGACCACAAGAAACCATATCACCGAGCCAGAGTCATTCCGCTGCCTCTCTCTTCACGACAGCGGGCGGGCTCGGCTATGTCCAGTTCTGCGCCTCCTGTCACCAGCTCGACGGAAAGGGGGTGGCCAATCTTTTCCCCTCACTGGCGGAAAATCCGTCCATCCTTTCTCGCAACCCTCTCTCGGTCGTCCATGTGATTCTCTCCGGTTCCCGCTCCGCGGTGACCGCGGAGTATCCGAAGTCTTTCGCCATGCCGAACTATGGAGGACTGACAGATGAGGAGCTGGCCCAGATCGTCACATTCATCCGTACAGCGTGGGGAAATCATGCTCCGATGGTTACCCCGGAGCAGATCGGGAGAATCCGTTCTGAAATCACTCCCCGTCCCTCTTCCGCGGGATCCTACGCTGCCCCTCGCCTCGCGGGGATCCTCAAGGATCCCCATCGTGACGAGATCCTTTACGGAATGCGCCTGATGATCGAGACGAAGACTCTTCTTGCAAAAAATGTGGGGGATGAGCTTACCTGCGCGAGTTGCCACCTCGATGCGGGAACCATGGCGTATGCCTCTCCCTTTGTCGGGCTTGCCTCCCAGTTTCCCTCCTATTCATCCCGGGCGGGGAAGGTGATCGATATGGCCGACAGGATCAATGGCTGTTTCCTTCGCTCAATGAATGGGGTTGCTCTCGACAAACACTCAAAAGCCATGTCCGCCATGGTGGCTTATATGAACTGGATGAACGATGGTTTTCATCGACACGATACGATTCCCGGGCGGGGGCTTGGAGGGATCAGCAAGAGACTTGTGCCCGATCTTCCTGATGGAAAGAAGATCTACCGGCAAGACTGTGCATCGTGTCACGGAAAGCAGGGAGAAGGTCTTCTGGATGCTCACGGTTCCTATCTATTTCCTCCGTTATGGGGGCCACATTCCTTTAATATCGGGGCAGGAATCGCCAAAACCTATACCGCCGCGGCCTTCGTCAGGAACAACATGCCCATCTCCCACTCCATGGACACGCCTCTTGGACAGGGTGAGCTGACGGATCAGGAAGCTGTCGACGTATCGGCTTATTTTACCCATATGCCCCGGCCGGATTTCCCGGGGAAGGTCAATGATTGGCCTCACGGGAAAAAACCGTCTGATGCTCGCTATTGA
- a CDS encoding NAD(P)-dependent oxidoreductase, which produces MQKQLRIGFVGLGRMGLNMARNLFDRGYPITQVHDVNRLHAEKAASELGSTAAKTLGEVTDGADVVITVVGNDSDMDRIFSETGDSLLSGSSGKIFLNCATVLPKTHIETERRCRKAGAKSLEVSMAGSIPQARSGSLFLIVGGEKETIDRILPLLEDLSSSIVLMGPVGQAARMKALVNMVMNINTAGLAEGLGLADALGLDLTLVREVFSKTGAMSRVLETDGADMQNRDHEVYFSASHAAKDAHIAIELAHEANLSLPLAEATAMQYDRMVRMGLGELDKSGISELTFRERTPDRAENRP; this is translated from the coding sequence ATGCAAAAACAGTTGAGAATCGGTTTTGTGGGACTCGGACGCATGGGACTCAATATGGCCCGGAATCTGTTCGACCGGGGCTACCCGATCACACAAGTCCATGACGTCAACAGGCTTCATGCCGAAAAAGCCGCATCGGAGCTGGGCTCCACAGCAGCCAAGACACTCGGGGAGGTGACAGACGGCGCTGACGTCGTCATCACCGTCGTGGGAAATGACTCCGACATGGACCGGATCTTCTCCGAAACGGGGGATTCCCTTCTTTCGGGATCTTCCGGAAAAATCTTTTTGAACTGTGCCACCGTTCTTCCCAAAACCCACATCGAAACCGAACGCAGATGCCGGAAAGCCGGAGCAAAATCGCTCGAGGTCTCCATGGCCGGCTCCATTCCACAGGCACGGAGCGGATCGCTGTTCCTGATCGTAGGCGGAGAGAAAGAGACCATTGATCGCATCCTTCCTCTTCTCGAAGACCTCTCCTCTTCAATCGTTCTCATGGGACCCGTCGGTCAGGCCGCCAGGATGAAGGCTCTGGTCAACATGGTCATGAACATCAACACCGCTGGGCTGGCCGAAGGTCTGGGGCTCGCCGATGCCCTTGGCCTCGACCTGACGCTCGTCAGGGAGGTCTTCTCCAAAACCGGCGCCATGTCGCGCGTTCTGGAAACTGACGGAGCCGACATGCAAAACAGGGACCATGAGGTCTATTTTTCCGCCTCCCATGCGGCAAAGGATGCCCATATCGCAATCGAGCTCGCCCATGAGGCGAATCTCTCCCTCCCATTGGCCGAAGCCACCGCCATGCAGTATGATCGTATGGTTCGCATGGGACTCGGAGAGCTTGACAAGTCCGGCATTTCAGAGCTGACATTTCGGGAAAGAACTCCCGACAGGGCAGAGAACCGTCCCTGA
- a CDS encoding MFS transporter, which yields MMFFSDLKHLAPAHRRVVLAGFLGWALDAFDFFLLIFVLKDVAATFHSSMTEVTLAIFLTLATRPVGALFFGILSDRYGRRPVLMAVVMAYSVFGFFSALAPSLGLFFLLRAFFGIAMGGEWGAGSALVMESVPPAARGFVSGILQAGYPSGYLLASLAYAFIYPLTGWRGLLMLAILPAFLVLYIRKNIPESHVVEKGGGAFPDFREIFSVHWKTVVFAICLMTAFNFLSHGTQDLYPSFLEGVHHLSPHEVGGIAVLYNIGAILGGLTLGTLSERVGRRRAIFMAAVMALLCTPFWGSSHGLLVIALGAFWMQFFVQGAWGVVPVYLNEISPSGIRGIFPGLVYQVGNLLASANATIQSALSVRLGGRLDMALMSVAGLSALLIGLFILAGPERRGTILGKHVQKDQPDR from the coding sequence ATGATGTTTTTTAGTGACCTGAAGCATCTCGCACCTGCCCATCGCCGGGTGGTTCTTGCGGGATTTTTGGGATGGGCGCTTGATGCCTTTGATTTTTTCCTGTTGATCTTTGTGCTGAAGGATGTCGCGGCAACCTTTCATTCCTCCATGACCGAGGTGACGCTCGCCATCTTCCTGACCCTTGCGACGCGTCCTGTCGGAGCCCTTTTCTTCGGGATCCTCTCGGACCGTTATGGACGTCGGCCTGTCCTCATGGCGGTTGTCATGGCCTATTCGGTTTTTGGATTTTTTTCGGCGCTGGCTCCCTCTCTTGGCCTTTTCTTTCTTCTCCGGGCGTTTTTTGGCATTGCCATGGGGGGAGAGTGGGGCGCCGGTTCCGCTTTGGTCATGGAAAGCGTTCCACCGGCTGCCCGGGGGTTTGTCTCCGGGATCCTGCAGGCGGGTTACCCGTCCGGCTATCTTCTGGCCTCTTTGGCCTATGCGTTTATCTATCCTCTCACCGGGTGGCGGGGGCTTTTGATGCTGGCTATTCTTCCGGCCTTTCTGGTCTTGTATATCCGAAAAAACATTCCGGAATCCCATGTTGTGGAAAAAGGGGGAGGAGCGTTTCCGGATTTCCGGGAGATCTTTTCTGTTCACTGGAAAACCGTGGTGTTTGCCATTTGTCTCATGACAGCCTTCAACTTTCTGAGCCATGGGACCCAGGACCTGTATCCGAGTTTTCTGGAGGGAGTTCACCATCTGTCCCCCCATGAGGTGGGGGGGATCGCTGTCCTTTACAACATCGGGGCAATCCTTGGAGGGTTGACGCTCGGCACCCTGTCGGAGCGGGTGGGGCGCAGGCGGGCGATCTTCATGGCGGCGGTGATGGCGCTTTTATGCACCCCCTTCTGGGGGAGTTCCCATGGACTTCTGGTCATTGCCCTCGGAGCTTTCTGGATGCAGTTTTTCGTCCAGGGGGCATGGGGGGTGGTCCCGGTCTATCTGAACGAGATTTCTCCGTCGGGAATCAGGGGGATCTTTCCGGGTCTCGTCTATCAGGTGGGGAATCTTCTGGCCTCGGCAAATGCCACGATCCAGTCCGCCCTGTCGGTCCGGTTGGGGGGGCGGCTCGACATGGCGCTGATGTCGGTTGCGGGTTTATCAGCCTTGCTGATTGGTCTTTTTATTCTGGCGGGGCCGGAAAGAAGGGGAACGATTCTCGGAAAACACGTCCAGAAAGATCAACCCGACAGATAA